The Daphnia carinata strain CSIRO-1 chromosome 2, CSIRO_AGI_Dcar_HiC_V3, whole genome shotgun sequence genome has a segment encoding these proteins:
- the LOC130687012 gene encoding protein fem-1 homolog A-like isoform X2 yields the protein MMEYHSVVFNAARDGKLRRLKDFLDHRARNEVALLVSAVTNGATPMLMACRNGHLDVVEYLVERCGADIEQAGSVTFDGETIEGAPPLWVAAAAGHVHIVRFLVRAGASVNCTTKTNSTPLRAACFDGHFEIVKYLIDHGADMEVANRHGHTCLMIACYKGHLKIARYLIELGADVNRKSVKGNTALHDCAESGSLEILQLLLTSGAKMVVDSYGMTPLLAAAVSGHTHIVEYIVHNLDTVSRKEKIDALELLGATFVDRKRDMLGALEYWKQAMQIRYESGVCSLPKPQGQSPIAAFENTLEATTVEQLEEAVSDPDGMRMQALLVRERILGAAHPETSYYIRYRGAVYADTGNFNRCIRLWMYALEMQQSMLEPLSPMTNSSLLSFAELFSFMMAERDAETRNNNNGPAVQSNRQPDAQQQQQPQPPAVGLMAPQRSPPNIPPLSFSDVMAVLSRAVREIRAGALQLSKVAAGERDLTYYHRTLGIIVHLIFLLAKIQPQLNSSQDHALRKSLYDLVRLNARSRNGYTLLHLACTRDSTTLSRYPICSFPSTDVIRLLLDVGADPESIDHDGNTALHILAQTRPCPSSAVSLVLQRGCHLDQVNLKGQSFAQLMQKVQPIHEVVNTLQFTTLKCLCARVIRQQRLPFKGLVPQTLQSFVLKH from the exons ATGATGGAATATCACAGCGTGGTATTCAATGCTGCTCGTGATGGTAAACTTCGACGCTTAAAG GATTTCCTTGATCATCGTGCACGAAACGAAGTGGCCCTTCTTGTTTCGGCAGTGACTAATGGCGCTACGCCCATGCTCATGGCCTGTCGGAATGGCCATTTGGACGTAGTCGAATACCTTGTCGAACGATGTGGCGCCGATATCGAACAGGCTGGCtcag TGACTTTTGATGGCGAAACGATTGAAGGAGCCCCGCCGTTGTGGGTGGCTGCGGCGGCTGGTCACGTGCACATTGTGCGCTTCCTGGTGCGAGCAGGGGCGTCGGTGAATTGTACCACGAAAACCAATTCAACGCCGTTACGTGCCGCCTGTTTCGACGGTCACTTTGAAATCGTAAAATACCTGATTGATCACGGTGCCG ACATGGAGGTAGCCAACCGACACGGTCACACTTGCTTGATGATTGCTTGCTACAAGGGCCACCTGAAGATAGCCCGCTATCTAATCGAATTGGGTGCCGATGTCAACCGCAAAAGCGTCAAGGGTAATACGGCTCTGCACGATTGCGCCGAATCGGGCTCGTTGGAGATCCTTCAACTTTTGCTGACCAGCGGCGCCAAGATGGTTGTCGACTCTTACGGCATGACGCCTTTGTTGGCGGCGGCCGTTTCGGGCCACACGCACATTGTTGAATACATCGTCCACAATTTGGATACTGTCAGTCGCAAGGAGAAGATCGACGCACTGGAACTTTTGGGCGCCACATTCGTGGACCGCAAACGCGACATGCTCGGCGCCCTCGAATACTGGAAACAAGCCATGCAGatcag ATACGAGAGCGGCGTGTGTTCGTTGCCGAAACCGCAAGGTCAGTCGCCAATCGCCGCCTTTGAGAACACGCTAGAAGCGACGACCGTCGAACAACTCGAGGAGGCCGTCTCCGATCCAGATGGCATGCGGATGCAAGCCTTGTTGGTTCGCGAAAGGATTTTAG GCGCAGCTCATCCGGAGACGTCATACTACATCCGATATCGCGGGGCGGTGTATGCGGACACGGGCAATTTCAACCGATGCATTCGATTGTGGATGTATGCCCTTGAGATGCAACAGTCGATGTTGGAACCGCTCAGCCCCATGACCAATAGCTCGCTTCTTTCATTTGCTGAGCttttcagtttcatgatgGCCGAACGTGATGCCGAAACGCGCAACAACAATAACGGGCCAGCCGTGCAGAGCAACCGGCAGCCTGAtgcgcagcagcagcaacaaccaCAACCGCCGGCAGTGGGTCTGATGGCGCCGCAGAGGAGTCCGCCAAACATTCCACCCCTGTCGTTTTCAGACGTCATGGCCGTCTTGAGTCGGGCAGTCCGTGAAATTCGTGCTGGCGCGTTACAGCTGTCTAAAGTGGCGGCTGGCGAACGGGACCTGACGTACTACCATCGAACCCTTGGGATTATTGTCCACCTCATCTTCCTATTGGCCAAGATCCAGCCGCAGTTGAACAGCTCACAGGATCACGCGCTGAGAAAGTCACTTTACGATCTGGTCCGGCTCAATGCCCGCAGTCGCAACGGATACACGTTGCTCCATCTGGCCTGTACGCGAGATAGCACCACACTCAGCCGCTATCCCATCTGCAGTTTCCCTTCCACCGACGTCATCCGACTTTTGCTGGATGTCGGAGCCGATCCGGAATCCATCGATCAC GACGGCAACACAGCATTGCACATCTTGGCTCAGACCCGGCCGTGTCCGTCATCGGCTGTTAGTTTGGTTCTTCAACGCGGATGTCATCTCGATCAAGTCAATTTGAAAGGCCAATCGTTCGCCCAACTGATGCAGAAAGTCCAGCCGATCCATGAGGTTGTCAACACGCTTCAATTTACAACGCTCAAGTGTCTGTGTGCCCGAGTCATCCGTCAACAGCGATTGCCTTTTAAAGGATTGGTACCGCAGACGCTTCAATCTTTCGTTCTCAAACATTGA
- the LOC130687012 gene encoding protein fem-1 homolog A-like isoform X1 codes for MAEGGFNVQVEESEFMSINTVAPEEQPRLHTERLVSSRSLDSERKLSFPERGFRQQQQQPPAGMRLVRAAAVVADPFGEHEEDVEQEERRLEMAEEELVQARNPHPVAPVAGFADRHHLDGVDFLDHRARNEVALLVSAVTNGATPMLMACRNGHLDVVEYLVERCGADIEQAGSVTFDGETIEGAPPLWVAAAAGHVHIVRFLVRAGASVNCTTKTNSTPLRAACFDGHFEIVKYLIDHGADMEVANRHGHTCLMIACYKGHLKIARYLIELGADVNRKSVKGNTALHDCAESGSLEILQLLLTSGAKMVVDSYGMTPLLAAAVSGHTHIVEYIVHNLDTVSRKEKIDALELLGATFVDRKRDMLGALEYWKQAMQIRYESGVCSLPKPQGQSPIAAFENTLEATTVEQLEEAVSDPDGMRMQALLVRERILGAAHPETSYYIRYRGAVYADTGNFNRCIRLWMYALEMQQSMLEPLSPMTNSSLLSFAELFSFMMAERDAETRNNNNGPAVQSNRQPDAQQQQQPQPPAVGLMAPQRSPPNIPPLSFSDVMAVLSRAVREIRAGALQLSKVAAGERDLTYYHRTLGIIVHLIFLLAKIQPQLNSSQDHALRKSLYDLVRLNARSRNGYTLLHLACTRDSTTLSRYPICSFPSTDVIRLLLDVGADPESIDHDGNTALHILAQTRPCPSSAVSLVLQRGCHLDQVNLKGQSFAQLMQKVQPIHEVVNTLQFTTLKCLCARVIRQQRLPFKGLVPQTLQSFVLKH; via the exons ATGGCGGAAGGTGGCTTTAATGTACAAGTGGAAGAGTCGGAGTTTATGAGCATTAACACAGTGGCACCAGAGGAGCAACCGAGATTGCATACCGAGCGATTGGTGTCGAGCCGATCACTTGACAGTGAACGAAAGTTGAGCTTCCCTGAAAGAGGATTCcgacagcagcagcagcagcctccAGCTGGCATGCGATTAGTGAGAGCGGCTGCGGTGGTAGCCGATCCGTTTGGCGAACACGAGGAAGACGTTGAACAGGAGGAACGGAGGCTCGAAATGGCTGAAGAAGAATTGGTTCAAGCTAGGAATCCACATCCTGTGGCTCCGGTTGCTGGATTTGCCGATAGGCATCATTTAGACGGTGTG GATTTCCTTGATCATCGTGCACGAAACGAAGTGGCCCTTCTTGTTTCGGCAGTGACTAATGGCGCTACGCCCATGCTCATGGCCTGTCGGAATGGCCATTTGGACGTAGTCGAATACCTTGTCGAACGATGTGGCGCCGATATCGAACAGGCTGGCtcag TGACTTTTGATGGCGAAACGATTGAAGGAGCCCCGCCGTTGTGGGTGGCTGCGGCGGCTGGTCACGTGCACATTGTGCGCTTCCTGGTGCGAGCAGGGGCGTCGGTGAATTGTACCACGAAAACCAATTCAACGCCGTTACGTGCCGCCTGTTTCGACGGTCACTTTGAAATCGTAAAATACCTGATTGATCACGGTGCCG ACATGGAGGTAGCCAACCGACACGGTCACACTTGCTTGATGATTGCTTGCTACAAGGGCCACCTGAAGATAGCCCGCTATCTAATCGAATTGGGTGCCGATGTCAACCGCAAAAGCGTCAAGGGTAATACGGCTCTGCACGATTGCGCCGAATCGGGCTCGTTGGAGATCCTTCAACTTTTGCTGACCAGCGGCGCCAAGATGGTTGTCGACTCTTACGGCATGACGCCTTTGTTGGCGGCGGCCGTTTCGGGCCACACGCACATTGTTGAATACATCGTCCACAATTTGGATACTGTCAGTCGCAAGGAGAAGATCGACGCACTGGAACTTTTGGGCGCCACATTCGTGGACCGCAAACGCGACATGCTCGGCGCCCTCGAATACTGGAAACAAGCCATGCAGatcag ATACGAGAGCGGCGTGTGTTCGTTGCCGAAACCGCAAGGTCAGTCGCCAATCGCCGCCTTTGAGAACACGCTAGAAGCGACGACCGTCGAACAACTCGAGGAGGCCGTCTCCGATCCAGATGGCATGCGGATGCAAGCCTTGTTGGTTCGCGAAAGGATTTTAG GCGCAGCTCATCCGGAGACGTCATACTACATCCGATATCGCGGGGCGGTGTATGCGGACACGGGCAATTTCAACCGATGCATTCGATTGTGGATGTATGCCCTTGAGATGCAACAGTCGATGTTGGAACCGCTCAGCCCCATGACCAATAGCTCGCTTCTTTCATTTGCTGAGCttttcagtttcatgatgGCCGAACGTGATGCCGAAACGCGCAACAACAATAACGGGCCAGCCGTGCAGAGCAACCGGCAGCCTGAtgcgcagcagcagcaacaaccaCAACCGCCGGCAGTGGGTCTGATGGCGCCGCAGAGGAGTCCGCCAAACATTCCACCCCTGTCGTTTTCAGACGTCATGGCCGTCTTGAGTCGGGCAGTCCGTGAAATTCGTGCTGGCGCGTTACAGCTGTCTAAAGTGGCGGCTGGCGAACGGGACCTGACGTACTACCATCGAACCCTTGGGATTATTGTCCACCTCATCTTCCTATTGGCCAAGATCCAGCCGCAGTTGAACAGCTCACAGGATCACGCGCTGAGAAAGTCACTTTACGATCTGGTCCGGCTCAATGCCCGCAGTCGCAACGGATACACGTTGCTCCATCTGGCCTGTACGCGAGATAGCACCACACTCAGCCGCTATCCCATCTGCAGTTTCCCTTCCACCGACGTCATCCGACTTTTGCTGGATGTCGGAGCCGATCCGGAATCCATCGATCAC GACGGCAACACAGCATTGCACATCTTGGCTCAGACCCGGCCGTGTCCGTCATCGGCTGTTAGTTTGGTTCTTCAACGCGGATGTCATCTCGATCAAGTCAATTTGAAAGGCCAATCGTTCGCCCAACTGATGCAGAAAGTCCAGCCGATCCATGAGGTTGTCAACACGCTTCAATTTACAACGCTCAAGTGTCTGTGTGCCCGAGTCATCCGTCAACAGCGATTGCCTTTTAAAGGATTGGTACCGCAGACGCTTCAATCTTTCGTTCTCAAACATTGA